AAGCGATCAGGGTTATTCGTCAATTGTTACAGCAATACGATGACCATCCTGTCTTTCCGTACTTGGGCCTTCCTGGAGAAGAAAACAATCGTGAGTGGATGCAATACTTCATTCCTGAAACCAATGAGCTCGATAGTAAAAAAATTGCTTGTCCATTTGCCTACCGCAATGATAAGGAACAGGAGGGAGCTCCTAACCCTTCATTGTGATTATAGTGTGCCACCTATGACTCTGCTTGACTTCTTTTATATTATCAGGTACTCTAATTCGGACTGTTTTTGATCGGATGGGGACGAGTAGATGGGAAATAAAGAGAAGGGGATCTTACTCCTCTTAGTATCAGCTTTAGGTTTTTCAATGATGGCAGTGTTTGTGAAGTTATCAGGGGATTTACCTACAATCCAGAAAACAATGTTCCGTAATTTGGTGACGGCGGTGATCGCCTTCAGCATGGTGATGGTGTATAAGGAACGATTATGGGGGAGATGGGAAAATCAGAAGTATCTTCTGTTACGCTCCACTCTCGGCACGCTAGGCATTGTTTTTTATTTTTATGCAATTGATCATCTTGTTTTATCGGATGCCGATATGTTAAATAAACTGAGTCCATTTTTATTAGTCATTTTTTCAGCTCTTTTTTTAAAAGAAAAAGCACACACATTTCAACTGCTTGCTGTTCTCATCGCCTTTGTAGGCGCGCTGTTTATTATTAAGCCTTCTTTTCATGTGGACTTGGTACCATACGGAGCAGGACTGTTATCGGCTGTGTTTGCTGCAGGTGCTTATACGGTGTTACGATTTTTGGGCGGAAAAGAAAGCTTTGCTACAGTCGTATTTTATTTCTCTTTTTTTTCTACGGTGGTATTGCTTCCCTTTGTGATCTTCTTTTACGAGCCGATGACTGTAAAGCAGACGGTCTATTTACTGCTAGCCGGCTCTTTTGCTACCTTAGGGCAACTCGGCATTACCGCAGCCTATAAATTTGCTGCCGCAAGAGAGATCTCCATTTTCTTTTATTCTACAGTGGTTTATACTTCCATTTTTAGTTTCCTTTTCTTCGACCAGCTACCAGATCTTTATAGTATAGTAGGTTATCTGATTATCTTTGCAGCTTCGCTCTATATGTATTGGCATAATAAAAGGGTAGAATAACTAGAGGAAGATGGTCCTATTTAATTAGAAACGGGGATCCATCTCCTTCATTTTTACCCCTTTTCTCCCATTGTAATGAAAAGAAGAATATTTTGTGTCGGGTATGTAAAGAAAGGATCTTTATTCAAAAAAAAGAGAAAGAATAAGGGCGGAATACGGATATATCAAGAGAGGAAGAAAGCCAGAACGATAATTATACATATCTACTTATTCTGAAGATTTAATCTTTATCTGGCAGACAAAATTAGACGGAATTCGACGTGGGCAATGTGTTATGGTTTCTATGTATTATAACAAGGAGGGATTTATGATGATGAAAGCAAAAGCAATTGCAGGTTTGGCATTAGGTGTAGCATTGTTTGGTTCTGTCTCTACTGTTGATGCAGCAGCAACCACGAAGGCTCCTACAAAGGTAGAAAGTGAAGCACAACAAGTTATTCAAACTCAAGACTATGTTTACTACCTATATTCCAAATCCGAATACGAAACCGCTGACGCTATCCCAACCAAAATCGACAACCGTCAACCAGGAGAAATAGGTATTCCTTATGTACTCCATTTGGTGGATGTAGAGGATTGGGGTTTTGTTTGGGTAGGCAAGTACATGGAAACATTTTAAGCATTAGGTAACAGCAATATATCTTTGTTCCCAGATTTTAATGAAGTCTTTCGCAATTGGTTTGGCCGCCTTTGCGAAAGGCTTTTTTTTGTCAGCGGTTTCGATACGGTGGCATAAAACACCTACAGATAAGGAGAAAACAACACTCTCTAAAGGGGTAAAGCAGTCTGTCTATTTAGATAATGGCATAGGAATGTTCTTTTGTCAACTGTTTAGATAGATTTTATCGGTTTAAGTCATTAAAAAGGGGGTGATCCCCCTTTTGTGCACATATAGGTGTTTATCGTTCGTACAAGGAGTACCGTATTTTTATACGATCGGATCGGCTAAATAATTAGTTAGGTTTGCAGAACATGGCTTACCATTATCGTATGATAGATTGCCTAATCTAGATCTGATGGGAGCCATTTCTCCATCTTTTTCCCAAAAAGTGTATATGAGAGGGAGAATTTCTTTGGCCTCCGTTAATGCATTCTCCCAGAGATCCCAGAAAGAAGAGGCATGCTGTTCGTCAGGTAGAGCTGGGTGAACCCAGGATTGCTTGCTTTCATTTAAATAATCTTTTGCAGGGAGATTCTTTGTATAGCGGAAGGGAGCGATCTTGCCAGCGGTGAGCACCGTTTTTACACCCCACGGATCATAAAAGAGATGTAGCGCTTTGAGCATATCTTGATACGCATCGTTCCAAATGGTTTGGGGTACATTGCGCATCTGATCTGGATAAAAGGTTTCACCTAAGTGATTGAGCACGTGAACTAATGTTGCAGGTAAATCATCACCTACATCCAGTTCCTTGTATACAGGAGTTCGCCATGTTTCAATCCCCTTTAGTTGCTTAGCGATCAATGTGTCAAGAATAATTTCCAGTCGTTGGTGGTTATATCCTTGATAACCAGCTTTGTAATGGATATAGGGGTGAGTATGCCGATCGAGAAGGTGATGTGTCACAAAGCCACTTACATAACTGCGGATATCTTTCTCTTCCTTGGCCGCTGTGAGCAGGTTGACGAGAAAAGGACCACATGCTTGTGTATGCATCACATTTCCTAGCTCATCAGCTCCTTTCTTTTTTTTCCATGGTAAAAAATGATGATAAAAGAGTGGATCAGGTCCCTGACAGCCGAGTTGAAAAAGGGTACGCTCTTGTGGCAAGGGTAAGTGAGTCAACTCATAACATTGCTGGGCAAAGACGATATGTGACCAGATATTTGGCATGATAGCCGCTCCTTTAGCTTCTTAGTAGGTTTATTATATCGTTTTTTTTTGTCTCCGACTAAGGGTTGATGTAAAATCACACACAGAAAAACGGTATGAGGCAACCTATATTTTCATGATTAATAAGCCCTAGATAAAAAGATCCAGGGGATCTTAGTCGAGTGCAGCAGGGATCATCGGGTTACTATTGTTAGTAAATCATCACTGATTTCTGGATTGACTCCGCTTTTTTATTGAATTTTATGAAGGTTTCAGGAGTAGTAATCCGGAAGTTATTCTTCAGGGAAAGTTTGAGGCGTAACGAGAAAACTAAAATTCAACATACCATGGAGGTGCAGAATTGAAAGTCAAGCGAATTGTTGCGAATATTGAAACGCAGGACACTTCCAAAGCAAAACACTTTTACGAGGAAATACTAGGACTTGATCAATTAATGGACCGTGAATTTATTGCAACCTATGGATCTAATGAGAGAATGTCCGCTCAAATTAGTTTTTTATCTGAGGGAGGATCTGGCACACCAGTACCTGATTTGTCAATTGAAGTTGATAACTTAGACGAAGTTCTTACTCGTATAAAAGATTCTGGAGTTCCAATTGTATATGGGCCAACTACAGAACCGTGGGGGGTTCGGCGTTTTTATGTTAGAGATCCTTTCGGAAAGCTAGTCAATATTTTAATTCATTTATAAATTTATACAAGTATATACAAGATAAAAAAGAGACGACAGAGCCGAGTGGGATTATTCCTCCCTTAGCTCTGTTTTTATCATTTACTATATTGTGAAGGTCATATGGTGAAATAAGCCTGTATTCAAAAGAAATAAATTCACTTCCCGTTCTGCCCTGTTTATTCAATTTAAAATTGGGAAAAACAGAAATATTTAATTAGTGGGTGTGTTAGTTATTTATGTGGACGAATGATGCAGAATCGATTCAGGACATGATACTATTAGGGAGATTATTTAATTAAAGTGTTGCTGGAAGTAAGGAGGAAGAAGAAAGGTGTCGAAACTTAACGTGGCCATCTCTGCGGCGAAAGCGGCTGGATCATTGATTGCAGAGCGTATTCAAACTGGAAAAGAGGTTTCATATAAATCGTCGCACAGTGATTTGGTGACTGAGGTGGATAAGCAGGCAGAGGAAATTATATGTGCCAAGATTAGAGAAGCATACCCTAGTCATGCGATATTGGGAGAAGAAGGAGTAGCTCCTGGCGTAAAAGCGTCATCCGAGGCAACGGAGACGCATGAAAAGATGGATCATTTATGGGTAGTAGATCCGATTGATGGAACGACAAACTTCGTTCATGGCTTTCCGTTTTGTTGTGTCTCTATCGCTTATGCGTACCAAGGAATGGTTACATGTGCAGTCATTTATGATCCCCTTACGGATGAATGCTTTACTGCTGAAAAGGAGCAGGGGGCATTTTTGAATGGCCAAGCGCTACGTGTATCCGAAGAAAAAAAGTTAGCAGAAAGTTTGATTGCAACCGGATTCCCAGCAGCAGATCGTATTGCGGCGGGGATAAACTTGTCTGGAATCAATTATCTGGCGCCGCGGTGCCGCAATTTGCGGGCAGCTGGCTCAGCTGCCCTCCATCTCGCGTACGTGGCAGCGGGGCGAATTAGTGGATTTTGGGAACTTCAACTAAATGCTTGGGATTTAGCGGCTGGATCCCTTTTGGTTGAAGAAGCAGGCGGAAAAGTGACTGATACTTGTGGTAACCCCTATGCGCTTCATGTTCGTCACATTTTAGCTACGAATGATCATATTCACAGCGAGATGGTAGAGGCACTGGCCACCTCGGCTTCTCAGAAACCAGAAATGAAGTGATAGCGGTACATAGTACCTGTAGGAAGAGAAAAAGGAGGTTGTAAGTTGGAGATTCAATGGTTACAGGAAGTAGAAAAGAGAAAAGATGAGTTATTAGCGAAGACAAAAGAGCTGTTGGCGATTGAAAGTGTGTTGGATGAAGAGACAGTGGCCGAAGGAGCTCCTTTCGGGGAGAAAATTGCCGAGGCCCTCTCCTATATGTTAGAGCTTGCCGAAGAAAATGAGTTTAAAATCAAAAATGTGGACGGATATGCGGGTCATGCCGAGATCGGATCAGGGGAGGAACTGGTTGGAATTTTGGCGCATCTAGATGTAGTACCAGCAGGGGAGGGATGGACAAGTCCCCCCTTTTCTCCTGAAATTCGTGACGGTGATTTATATGCGCGTGGAGCGATTGATGATAAAGGACCGGCGATGGCTGCTTTTTTTGCTACCAAGTTATTAAAAGAGTTGAATCTGCCGCTCTCTAAACGAATTCGATTAATTTGGGGCACAGATGAAGAGTCTTTGTGGCGTGATATGGAGTATTACTTTGAACGAGAAGAGATGCCGACAATGGGCTTTACTCCTGATGCCTATTTTCCTATCATCACAGCGGAAAAAGGGTTGATTGATTTATCGCTTGCAGGTGAGCTTACTCCAATAGAAGAGGAAGAGCTTAGTGCAGGCTGGACATTAGGCTCCTTTATCTCGGGTCAACGCCCCAATATGGTGCCTGATTATGCCGAAGCGCGCCTTCTGGGTGATGATGATGTATTCATCTTGAAAGAGGCATTTCAAACATTTCTATTAGAAAATCGGATTAGAGGATATGCAGAAGAGGCGAACGCAGATCTGACGCTGGTTGTTGAAGGGAAATCTCATCATGGTTCAGAGCCAGAAAGAGGGCAGAATGCGGCATTGGAACTGGCGCGTTTCTTACACACGGTGGATCTTGATCAAAAAGGAGCGCAATATATCAACCTAATTAACGATTGTTTGCTGGATAGTTTTTATGGTGAAAAATTAGGCGTAGATCAAATGGATGATCGTGTAGGAAAATTAACCATTAATGCAGGTGTCTTTCGTTATAAACGAGGGGAGAATCAACAAGTAGTTCTTAATATCCGTTATCCGCTCACAGGTGACGGAGAATGGATCATGCGTGAGCTTGAGCAACAAATGGCACCATATGGTGTGCAGATTGAACAAGATTTGATCGATCATAAAATGCCTCATTCAGTTGATCATCAACACCCACTTGTACAAACTTTGGCACGTGTATATGAAGAACAGACTGGGGAAAAAGCAGAACTGATGGCCATCGGAGGCGGAACCTATGCACGTGCTCTAGATACTGGTGTTGCGTTTGGACCTCTTTTTCCAGGTAGGCCTGATTCAGCACATCAAAAGGATGAACGTATATCGGTGGAGGATTTAATACGGACAACTGCGATCTATGCACAGGCCATTTATGAACTCGCAAGATAAGTGAAGTGAATGAAAGCTGATTTCCGATCATTGGGGATCAGCTTTTCTTTCAAGACTTAAGTTATCTTTTTCCCATCTCCCCTCGATTTTGGTTAAGATAGAAGTAGATAATAGGGTGGGATTAAAGCTTTTTAATGTAGGGAGGGAATCGAAATTTACTATATTCGCAAGATGGTTGCTGCTGCAGTGCAGTTAAATAATTGGTTTTTGTTACTGTTTACCGGGTTGTTGTTGGTATCTAGTTCGTACGCTATCCACTACATTGAACCAGAAACATTTGAGAGTTCGTGGAAGGGGTTTTGGTGGGTGATGACCACTGTGACTACAGTGGGTTACGGCGACTATTCACCTGTTACGAAGGCAGGGCAAGGAGTAGCTATATTTCTTTACATTGTGGGAATTGGGCTGATTGGGGTTGTGATTGGGAAGGTAGTGGATGCATTTGGATCATATAAAAGGAAGAAGGAGGAAGGGAGATTGAAATTTCGTGGAAGTGATCACTATGTTGTCATCGGTTGGTCGGAAAAGGCAAAAGATGCGATGAAGGAATTGATGTCAAGTAATCATGATGCAGAGATTGTTTTAATCGATATGTTGGAAAAGTCGCCGATGTCAGGTGTTCGTTATCACTACATACAAGGGGAACCCACAGATGAGGAGGTATTGACACAAGCGAATATTGCGGACTCGAAAGCGATTATGGTTTTTTCCCCTCCTCAAGTCGAAGACCCGGTATTGGCGGATGGTCGCACACTATTAATCGCTACTGCTATAGAGCATTACGGGGTTCAACATGGAGTAGATGTGTATACCGTGGTTGAAGTGATGAAAGAAAACCATGTAAATAACTTTCGACATGCAAAGGTAGATGACTTTATCCTCTCTAATCAGATGACTTCCAATTTAATGGCGAAAGCGTCACAGTTTCAAGGTTCGAGCCGTCTATTTCAGCAGTTATTGCGCACTCAACATGGAGATGATTTATACCTTTTTCCAAAGCATCCGAAATGGGAGACGTATCAACATGCGCATGATTTTTTCCTTAGTCAAGGGGCTAATCTCGTAGCTGATCGCGAAGATTTTGGCGTGATTCGGCGTATGCACGAGCCTCTTCCGGCTGAGGCTCAACTTTTTATCATTTGTGATTATAAAAC
This sequence is a window from Mechercharimyces sp. CAU 1602. Protein-coding genes within it:
- a CDS encoding TrkA family potassium uptake protein, with the translated sequence MVAAAVQLNNWFLLLFTGLLLVSSSYAIHYIEPETFESSWKGFWWVMTTVTTVGYGDYSPVTKAGQGVAIFLYIVGIGLIGVVIGKVVDAFGSYKRKKEEGRLKFRGSDHYVVIGWSEKAKDAMKELMSSNHDAEIVLIDMLEKSPMSGVRYHYIQGEPTDEEVLTQANIADSKAIMVFSPPQVEDPVLADGRTLLIATAIEHYGVQHGVDVYTVVEVMKENHVNNFRHAKVDDFILSNQMTSNLMAKASQFQGSSRLFQQLLRTQHGDDLYLFPKHPKWETYQHAHDFFLSQGANLVADREDFGVIRRMHEPLPAEAQLFIICDYKTYKQTEENYQSL
- a CDS encoding inositol monophosphatase family protein is translated as MSKLNVAISAAKAAGSLIAERIQTGKEVSYKSSHSDLVTEVDKQAEEIICAKIREAYPSHAILGEEGVAPGVKASSEATETHEKMDHLWVVDPIDGTTNFVHGFPFCCVSIAYAYQGMVTCAVIYDPLTDECFTAEKEQGAFLNGQALRVSEEKKLAESLIATGFPAADRIAAGINLSGINYLAPRCRNLRAAGSAALHLAYVAAGRISGFWELQLNAWDLAAGSLLVEEAGGKVTDTCGNPYALHVRHILATNDHIHSEMVEALATSASQKPEMK
- the pepV gene encoding dipeptidase PepV encodes the protein MQWLQEVEKRKDELLAKTKELLAIESVLDEETVAEGAPFGEKIAEALSYMLELAEENEFKIKNVDGYAGHAEIGSGEELVGILAHLDVVPAGEGWTSPPFSPEIRDGDLYARGAIDDKGPAMAAFFATKLLKELNLPLSKRIRLIWGTDEESLWRDMEYYFEREEMPTMGFTPDAYFPIITAEKGLIDLSLAGELTPIEEEELSAGWTLGSFISGQRPNMVPDYAEARLLGDDDVFILKEAFQTFLLENRIRGYAEEANADLTLVVEGKSHHGSEPERGQNAALELARFLHTVDLDQKGAQYINLINDCLLDSFYGEKLGVDQMDDRVGKLTINAGVFRYKRGENQQVVLNIRYPLTGDGEWIMRELEQQMAPYGVQIEQDLIDHKMPHSVDHQHPLVQTLARVYEEQTGEKAELMAIGGGTYARALDTGVAFGPLFPGRPDSAHQKDERISVEDLIRTTAIYAQAIYELAR
- a CDS encoding DMT family transporter, which produces MGNKEKGILLLLVSALGFSMMAVFVKLSGDLPTIQKTMFRNLVTAVIAFSMVMVYKERLWGRWENQKYLLLRSTLGTLGIVFYFYAIDHLVLSDADMLNKLSPFLLVIFSALFLKEKAHTFQLLAVLIAFVGALFIIKPSFHVDLVPYGAGLLSAVFAAGAYTVLRFLGGKESFATVVFYFSFFSTVVLLPFVIFFYEPMTVKQTVYLLLAGSFATLGQLGITAAYKFAAAREISIFFYSTVVYTSIFSFLFFDQLPDLYSIVGYLIIFAASLYMYWHNKRVE
- a CDS encoding VOC family protein, whose product is MKVKRIVANIETQDTSKAKHFYEEILGLDQLMDREFIATYGSNERMSAQISFLSEGGSGTPVPDLSIEVDNLDEVLTRIKDSGVPIVYGPTTEPWGVRRFYVRDPFGKLVNILIHL
- a CDS encoding zinc dependent phospholipase C family protein codes for the protein MPNIWSHIVFAQQCYELTHLPLPQERTLFQLGCQGPDPLFYHHFLPWKKKKGADELGNVMHTQACGPFLVNLLTAAKEEKDIRSYVSGFVTHHLLDRHTHPYIHYKAGYQGYNHQRLEIILDTLIAKQLKGIETWRTPVYKELDVGDDLPATLVHVLNHLGETFYPDQMRNVPQTIWNDAYQDMLKALHLFYDPWGVKTVLTAGKIAPFRYTKNLPAKDYLNESKQSWVHPALPDEQHASSFWDLWENALTEAKEILPLIYTFWEKDGEMAPIRSRLGNLSYDNGKPCSANLTNYLADPIV